One genomic window of Candidatus Poribacteria bacterium includes the following:
- a CDS encoding peptidyl-prolyl cis-trans isomerase has protein sequence MKKTITVFVIVAVTCLLTWRFVQSDGHEESMPALDENQVILAEYKWNDKTYQISLADLNAAIAELPVYRQQNYDNRADKAEYLEELIEERLKILRATDDGFDILPEHLKKLEDYTHQLMVEKLTEAEVDAKIVHTDEDLMAHYQANLSEYVEEAKVRAICITLDDEDFAYETLDAIKAGKDIVEMAKELSEAGKLGAGPGTNQDDPGNTYLFSKGASARWSEFIDAVFEMEVGERTDAVFETEVNDAVFYLIFRKEEHQPERQQEFEEVKDDIKRTVEREKKRARINEWVAEISEKGKLKTYPENIPEPPQPEEAETEESDE, from the coding sequence ATGAAAAAAACGATTACTGTTTTTGTAATTGTCGCTGTGACCTGTCTACTCACGTGGCGATTTGTTCAGTCTGACGGGCATGAGGAATCTATGCCTGCTCTCGACGAAAACCAAGTGATTTTGGCAGAGTACAAATGGAACGACAAAACTTATCAGATCTCGCTGGCAGATTTGAACGCCGCGATTGCAGAATTGCCGGTCTACCGGCAGCAGAACTATGACAACAGAGCGGATAAAGCCGAGTATCTTGAGGAATTAATAGAGGAACGGCTCAAAATCCTTCGTGCGACAGATGACGGATTTGATATACTTCCTGAACACCTCAAGAAACTTGAGGATTACACGCATCAACTCATGGTGGAAAAATTAACCGAGGCTGAAGTCGATGCCAAAATCGTCCATACCGACGAGGATCTCATGGCACATTATCAGGCAAATCTCAGCGAGTACGTTGAGGAAGCAAAAGTCCGCGCAATCTGTATCACACTTGATGACGAAGACTTTGCTTATGAGACACTCGATGCCATTAAAGCCGGTAAAGACATCGTTGAGATGGCGAAGGAGCTCTCTGAAGCTGGCAAACTTGGTGCTGGACCCGGCACGAATCAGGATGATCCGGGAAATACCTATCTCTTCTCGAAGGGTGCTTCCGCGCGTTGGTCAGAATTCATTGACGCTGTTTTCGAGATGGAAGTTGGCGAACGGACGGATGCCGTCTTTGAAACCGAAGTTAACGATGCGGTCTTTTACCTCATTTTCCGTAAAGAGGAGCACCAGCCAGAACGGCAGCAGGAATTCGAGGAAGTGAAAGATGACATCAAACGGACGGTTGAGCGTGAAAAGAAACGCGCCCGCATCAATGAATGGGTCGCCGAGATCTCTGAAAAAGGTAAATTGAAAACCTATCCTGAAAATATCCCAGAACCGCCGCAACCTGAGGAAGCGGAGACTGAGGAGTCAGACGAATAG
- a CDS encoding histidine phosphatase family protein, whose amino-acid sequence MKTLLILRHAKSSWKYPALSDYDRPLNKRGKQDAPRMGEHLRQEGLLPDRILTSSAKRARKTANKVAKASGYTGKVKKLEAFYASVPGVYFETLQNLSKKYQRVMVVGHNPTMEQLVNHLTGYIKRMPTAALAHIELPIERWDALDLYTKGTLVNLWTPKTLFTD is encoded by the coding sequence ATGAAAACACTTCTTATTCTGCGACACGCAAAATCGAGTTGGAAGTATCCAGCACTCTCTGATTACGACCGACCCCTTAACAAACGCGGTAAACAGGATGCACCGCGTATGGGGGAACACTTGCGTCAGGAAGGATTGCTTCCAGATCGGATTCTTACCTCATCGGCGAAACGTGCTCGAAAAACAGCGAACAAAGTGGCGAAAGCGTCCGGTTACACGGGAAAAGTAAAAAAACTGGAGGCGTTTTACGCCAGTGTTCCTGGTGTTTACTTTGAAACGCTACAGAACCTATCTAAGAAATATCAACGCGTCATGGTTGTTGGACATAATCCAACAATGGAACAACTCGTGAATCATTTGACAGGATATATCAAGCGGATGCCGACAGCAGCACTCGCCCATATCGAACTTCCTATCGAACGTTGGGACGCACTTGATTTGTATACAAAAGGAACTTTAGTCAACTTATGGACTCCGAAAACGCTTTTCACGGATTAA
- the mfd gene encoding transcription-repair coupling factor produces the protein MIEFLRQTENYQTLVSRLKDGKKLPWLRGLVNASTAYLLAALIDDFSDRSFLIVLPSQREAEQILEEICTYRAYPALENSPTPDAYPELNLFPGWHRKFVEGIAPPKNIVADRMRCLDRLLHGERNVVVTTSQALIYKLPSRARLAAACRVVNLGDEIDPDDIAVMLMDGGYQNVELVEVKGEFARRGDILDVFPLTADTPVRLEFFGDEVDAIRAFDPISQRSIESLESVTLTPLREIFAADLSMDYWQTQTDAFIQEHATPQLINAIREITRDLTEGESSPHGLAACTENNGLDAFLPMLTSEVELLTDYLSDDTIVCLIELQWQKREAARLHERMQEIYQQKLDESHFVVPPDKLLVPFETLTTQIEQYPIVSSSLAPPREISDNKLAPMPFGMEALALPSGNYQTVINQIKTWAQQGKQVHLFCETPQQSKRVSEILAERDLSPPDIDISVGAISQGFFNKSLNLVVISEDELFGNRHHRPIRRRPPTDGTPILSLIDLKVGDYVVHVSHGIAVYDGIRRLDIDGKPQDFLVLKYNDDNTLYVPTYQVDLVQKYIGSKDETYKPRLDRLGGPAWHRRKARVKAAIQEMADELLNLYALRQARKGYSFPAEVPWQTEFEALFPYQETNDQLQAIEDVKVDMENERPMDRLVCGDVGYGKTEVALRAAFKAVMSEKQVAILVPTTILALQHYDTFEKRFQDFPVHVEMLNRFRTPKEIKQIKEGLAKGTIDVVIGTHSLLSKTVTFNNLGLLIVDEEHRFGVKHKEKIKQFKETIDVLTLTATPIPRTLHMSLVGIRDFSVINTPPADRLPIQTHVMPYDSEVIREAITAELSRSGQVFFVHNRVQDIQSIALTVQQLVPEARVAVAHGQMPERELESVMLEFVRHKHDILVCTMIIESGLDIPNVNTILINRADALGLAQLYQLRGRVGRATTQAYGYLFYPQHHAITEGAQKRLRVIEEFTDLGSGFKIALRDLEIRGTGNILGAEQHGHIVTIGYELYCKLLEEAVMALKGEKVEETLDTRISLPVEAYLPDDYVPDSRQKVSVYKKIAGLKDDTALKELREELQDRYGPIPEPVEMLLEIANLKQQSNQLGISAIVAGKEQVKVTFDEQNPRINVKKFIEIVHKNKNLQLQPPAQLKIRMPGMTGANMLTELQQTLKLFVV, from the coding sequence GTGATAGAATTTTTACGTCAAACAGAAAATTACCAAACACTCGTATCACGCCTCAAAGATGGTAAAAAACTTCCATGGCTCAGAGGATTAGTGAACGCATCGACTGCTTATCTTTTAGCAGCACTGATTGACGATTTCTCAGACAGATCCTTCCTGATTGTGCTACCTTCGCAACGCGAAGCCGAACAGATCCTCGAAGAAATCTGTACATATCGTGCCTATCCGGCGTTAGAAAATTCACCGACCCCAGATGCTTATCCTGAACTCAATCTCTTCCCCGGTTGGCATCGGAAATTCGTTGAAGGCATCGCGCCCCCTAAAAACATCGTCGCTGATCGGATGCGATGTCTCGATCGCTTGCTACATGGCGAACGGAACGTCGTTGTCACGACCAGTCAGGCACTGATTTACAAACTCCCTTCGCGAGCACGTTTGGCTGCCGCGTGTCGCGTCGTAAATCTCGGCGATGAAATTGATCCAGACGACATCGCCGTCATGCTCATGGACGGTGGCTACCAAAACGTTGAACTCGTAGAAGTCAAAGGCGAATTTGCCCGTAGAGGCGATATTTTGGATGTCTTCCCACTTACGGCTGATACGCCTGTGCGCCTCGAATTCTTTGGAGATGAAGTTGATGCGATCCGCGCTTTCGATCCCATATCGCAACGTTCCATAGAATCCCTTGAATCTGTCACACTCACACCACTCCGCGAAATCTTTGCTGCTGATCTGTCAATGGATTACTGGCAAACACAAACGGATGCTTTCATTCAGGAACACGCGACACCACAACTCATAAATGCTATCCGAGAGATAACGCGAGACCTAACAGAAGGCGAGTCATCTCCGCATGGGCTTGCCGCCTGTACGGAAAATAATGGACTTGACGCATTCTTGCCAATGCTCACATCTGAAGTTGAACTCCTTACAGATTACCTCTCCGACGATACGATTGTCTGTCTGATTGAACTGCAATGGCAGAAACGAGAAGCAGCGCGCCTACACGAACGGATGCAGGAAATCTATCAACAAAAGCTCGATGAATCTCATTTTGTTGTGCCGCCAGATAAACTCTTAGTTCCCTTTGAAACCCTTACCACACAGATAGAGCAGTATCCCATCGTCTCTTCGTCTTTAGCACCGCCACGTGAAATTTCAGATAACAAATTGGCACCGATGCCCTTTGGAATGGAAGCACTCGCTTTACCATCAGGGAACTATCAAACAGTTATCAATCAGATTAAAACCTGGGCTCAGCAAGGGAAACAAGTTCATCTCTTCTGCGAAACCCCACAGCAGTCCAAGCGGGTCTCGGAAATCTTAGCCGAACGCGACTTGTCGCCACCGGATATAGATATCAGCGTTGGTGCAATCAGTCAGGGTTTCTTCAACAAATCACTAAACCTTGTTGTTATCTCCGAAGATGAACTCTTCGGAAACCGGCACCATCGTCCAATCCGCCGCCGTCCACCCACAGATGGGACTCCTATTCTCAGCCTTATCGATCTCAAAGTTGGGGACTATGTTGTTCACGTCTCCCACGGTATTGCCGTCTATGATGGTATACGTCGATTGGATATTGATGGCAAGCCTCAAGATTTTCTGGTGCTCAAATACAATGACGATAACACGCTCTATGTGCCTACTTATCAGGTCGATCTCGTGCAAAAATACATCGGTAGTAAGGATGAAACCTATAAACCGCGTCTCGACCGTCTCGGCGGTCCTGCGTGGCACCGTCGAAAGGCGCGTGTCAAAGCAGCCATACAGGAGATGGCAGATGAACTCCTGAACTTATACGCGCTCCGACAAGCCCGAAAGGGGTACAGTTTCCCGGCTGAAGTCCCTTGGCAAACCGAGTTTGAAGCCCTTTTCCCGTACCAAGAAACTAACGATCAACTCCAAGCCATTGAGGACGTTAAAGTCGACATGGAAAATGAACGCCCGATGGATCGACTCGTTTGTGGTGATGTCGGATACGGCAAAACAGAGGTCGCCCTCCGTGCCGCCTTCAAAGCCGTCATGTCAGAAAAGCAGGTCGCAATTCTCGTCCCAACGACTATCCTCGCCCTCCAGCATTACGACACTTTTGAAAAACGTTTTCAGGATTTTCCAGTCCATGTCGAGATGCTAAACCGTTTTCGGACACCAAAAGAGATAAAGCAGATTAAGGAAGGATTGGCGAAAGGCACGATTGATGTTGTTATCGGGACGCATAGTTTGCTTTCTAAAACGGTGACATTTAACAATCTTGGACTCCTCATCGTTGATGAGGAGCACCGATTCGGTGTTAAGCACAAGGAAAAAATCAAACAGTTTAAAGAGACGATTGATGTGCTTACGTTGACTGCAACCCCAATCCCACGGACACTCCACATGTCGCTCGTCGGTATCCGAGATTTCAGTGTTATTAATACACCTCCCGCAGATCGATTGCCGATTCAGACGCATGTTATGCCTTACGACTCCGAAGTCATTCGTGAAGCAATCACTGCAGAATTGAGTCGCAGCGGTCAGGTGTTCTTTGTCCACAATCGCGTTCAAGATATTCAGAGTATCGCCTTAACTGTCCAACAGCTGGTTCCTGAGGCACGGGTCGCTGTCGCACATGGGCAGATGCCTGAGCGTGAATTGGAAAGCGTGATGCTTGAGTTTGTCCGCCATAAGCACGATATCCTCGTCTGTACAATGATTATTGAGTCTGGACTCGATATACCGAATGTGAATACGATCTTGATTAATCGAGCAGACGCCCTGGGTTTGGCGCAACTCTATCAGTTACGCGGACGGGTGGGTAGGGCTACCACACAGGCTTACGGGTATCTATTCTATCCACAACACCACGCAATTACCGAAGGCGCGCAGAAACGACTTCGGGTCATTGAGGAATTCACTGACCTCGGTTCGGGCTTTAAAATAGCACTCCGAGATCTTGAAATTCGCGGTACAGGGAACATCCTCGGTGCCGAACAACACGGACATATTGTTACCATTGGTTATGAACTCTACTGTAAACTCCTTGAAGAGGCGGTAATGGCACTAAAAGGAGAAAAGGTCGAAGAAACACTTGATACACGTATTAGTTTGCCAGTTGAAGCCTATTTACCCGATGATTATGTCCCTGACAGTCGGCAAAAGGTCTCTGTCTACAAAAAAATTGCTGGATTGAAAGACGATACGGCTCTCAAAGAACTTCGCGAGGAACTGCAGGATAGGTACGGACCTATTCCTGAGCCGGTCGAGATGTTACTCGAAATTGCGAACCTTAAGCAACAGAGCAACCAACTCGGCATTAGTGCTATTGTTGCTGGAAAGGAACAGGTAAAGGTCACCTTTGATGAGCAGAACCCGCGAATTAATGTGAAGAAATTCATTGAAATAGTACACAAAAATAAGAACCTTCAGTTGCAACCACCTGCACAACTTAAAATTCGCATGCCGGGTATGACTGGCGCGAATATGTTAACCGAATTGCAGCAAACCCTGAAGTTGTTTGTTGTGTAA
- a CDS encoding peptidyl-prolyl cis-trans isomerase translates to MLTRIIPFIGKMDSQVRLPVIPLFLLAMIAIHPVFYGCSDKAIGADGTVIAEFEWNGKQHITLEEMQQEISELPEYKQRQYQDKEGLETYMLLMAESRLILNLARDQKLNEDPEILKKVQDYLHELMVKRITTQEVDDKLTLTEQDYLGYYESHKEDYVRPAQVRLMCITMTDKVRADETYAQIQEGSDIAELAQELSDKGELVGPGANPASPGDTDYISRESFPAGTEPFLDAAFAAEIGTLHDGVIEVDVQGQKYYMIFRKDEARDAYQKPFEEEDVRRNVERKVEREKRQALMDEWILQLRERAEVKTYTDRIPEAPAEEEPTEDQPEAEEAPAEAQPEE, encoded by the coding sequence ATGCTCACAAGAATTATCCCCTTTATCGGCAAAATGGATAGCCAGGTCCGACTTCCGGTTATCCCTCTATTTTTACTTGCGATGATTGCTATACACCCGGTTTTTTACGGTTGTAGTGACAAAGCAATCGGGGCAGATGGTACTGTCATCGCGGAATTTGAATGGAACGGTAAACAGCATATCACCTTGGAAGAGATGCAGCAGGAGATTAGCGAGCTCCCTGAGTACAAGCAACGCCAATATCAGGACAAAGAGGGACTCGAAACCTATATGCTCCTCATGGCGGAAAGTCGCTTGATTCTCAACCTCGCTCGCGACCAAAAACTCAATGAAGACCCCGAAATTCTCAAGAAAGTCCAAGACTATCTTCACGAGTTGATGGTTAAGCGGATTACCACTCAGGAAGTTGACGATAAACTCACTTTGACTGAGCAGGACTATCTCGGTTACTACGAGTCGCATAAGGAAGACTATGTCCGTCCAGCACAGGTTAGGCTTATGTGTATCACTATGACCGATAAAGTGCGGGCAGATGAAACTTACGCCCAAATCCAAGAGGGCAGCGACATCGCTGAACTCGCTCAGGAACTTTCGGATAAGGGTGAACTCGTCGGTCCCGGTGCGAATCCAGCGAGTCCGGGCGACACTGACTATATTAGTCGGGAATCTTTCCCCGCTGGAACGGAGCCTTTCTTAGATGCAGCTTTCGCCGCAGAAATCGGAACACTGCATGATGGCGTTATCGAAGTTGATGTCCAAGGACAGAAATATTACATGATCTTCCGTAAAGATGAGGCGCGTGATGCGTATCAGAAGCCTTTTGAGGAAGAGGATGTTCGTAGAAATGTAGAGCGGAAGGTCGAGCGTGAAAAGCGGCAGGCACTTATGGATGAATGGATCCTCCAACTCCGCGAGCGCGCTGAAGTTAAAACTTACACTGATCGCATTCCAGAGGCACCCGCTGAAGAGGAACCAACTGAGGATCAACCCGAAGCAGAGGAAGCCCCTGCTGAGGCGCAACCCGAAGAATAG
- a CDS encoding fibronectin type III domain-containing protein: protein MLFKINRILSTLLFTTLIAGISGCYIDTNESDREPPAIPRGVRTTTGDEQVVIEWYPNGEFDLAGYRVWRGRDDVNFNDLLVDVSENTTHYIDTDVRNGETYYYAVSAYDTEGNESELSPENAWDTPRPEGRNITLDDYLLFPGRSGFDFSQPYKGSIHWDTAETDIYFGLDTEVGVTYLYSDNETLMQDLGYHEDFESVDFVPEFGYTTVFVELIEGHIYAFYTPDGNFAKIQVRELFDDAVIFDWAYQTDPDNIQLAPPLNRP from the coding sequence ATGTTGTTCAAAATTAACAGAATTCTCTCGACCCTACTTTTCACAACACTAATTGCAGGTATCAGTGGATGTTATATTGATACCAATGAAAGCGATCGTGAACCGCCAGCGATTCCACGCGGTGTCCGCACTACCACTGGCGACGAGCAGGTTGTCATTGAATGGTATCCGAATGGAGAATTCGACTTGGCAGGCTATAGAGTCTGGCGTGGCAGAGATGATGTCAATTTTAACGATCTGCTGGTAGACGTATCCGAAAATACGACACACTACATAGATACAGATGTACGAAACGGGGAAACTTATTATTACGCCGTCTCCGCCTATGACACTGAAGGTAATGAGAGTGAACTGAGTCCTGAAAATGCTTGGGATACCCCACGACCAGAAGGGCGAAATATTACGCTGGATGACTATCTCCTTTTTCCGGGAAGGAGCGGGTTCGATTTCTCACAGCCATACAAAGGGAGTATCCACTGGGACACAGCGGAGACAGATATCTATTTCGGGCTTGATACGGAAGTTGGCGTTACCTACCTCTATTCAGACAATGAAACCCTTATGCAAGATTTAGGGTATCACGAGGACTTCGAGTCAGTTGACTTCGTTCCAGAGTTCGGATATACAACGGTGTTCGTCGAACTCATAGAAGGACATATCTATGCCTTCTATACACCCGATGGAAACTTCGCAAAAATTCAGGTGCGCGAGCTTTTTGATGATGCCGTCATTTTTGACTGGGCATACCAAACCGATCCCGATAATATCCAATTAGCTCCACCTCTTAATAGACCTTGA
- a CDS encoding leucine-rich repeat domain-containing protein, with the protein MKIKFLSALCLSVLGMLLFVPNTAAQGTDPHNIVRLVYFVPYRRQPQSDIDVKLDTLIKNVQAFFADEMERHGFGRKTFQFEIDRHGNAVVHRVTGKFLDTHYHEDTVSKVVAEVPQRFDFLKNVYLVVVDVSTGLIDSVCGRGGDVWNTAGDWGGRAFIPASGDCLNTRLGFELTAHELGHAFGLAHDFRKSAYIMSYGQNPDQLARCTAEWLHANRYFNDHRTHANNHETTIEMLAAEADPDYTIRFRFKISDADGLRHVHLMTPATSIYEDPGSSKLIDCKKLEGNSQNVEFATNQLTPESQSITVRVVDAAGNLSSQDYPIDINAILPTPRVVSIPDVNLAAAIRNELRLTRSSHITELDMLNLTALSANHKQIIELTGLEYAKNLKHLALGFNQITDVSTLAQLTNLEELSIPYNPVEDLTPIKALTGLRALEVRGYNLLNVTLDANLFTTFPDLVHLAIGSNGITDITPLTQLKRLRYLSAISNQIRDLTPIAQMPNLVFLELWYNQVNDLTPFTGLTNLQFLYLPGNPLADLTPLSGLKNLKHLDISGDINGGAITDLTPLATLTNLEALRADRNKIRSIRPLRKLEHLEILSLEDNQISDMRPFTKLVKLSTLRLARNPISDITPLQTLSNRNPRLEVDIDLTQLSPILEIIDPQLPPLYWTDTETSGFHRFIRSQTSVEHTALGVLNITALVVDTEGGKIYWTEQTGNLRGDIGCANLDGSNAQVLKSFFSLPRDIAIDTRNGKIYCTNAIGKIQRLNFNGSKFEANLITNLDTPEHITLDIANGKIYWTAAAERIQQANLDGSNVQTVIIGLETPGGLTVAADKLYWTEQTGKNAGKIQRANLDGTNLQTLATLKSSPIGIAVDTHGRKVYWTNAAGRIQRANLNGKNIQNVVTGLAHPIDLVLRTDTDTTPVAAAPAVVRPATTNLLPNYPNPSNPETWIPYQLASPADVTLTIYAINGQLIRTLALGHQPTGIYQSRSRAAYWDGRNRHGEPVASGIYFYTLSTEATRDSVPAGNFTATRKMLIVK; encoded by the coding sequence ATGAAAATAAAGTTCCTTTCCGCGTTATGTCTATCTGTTTTAGGGATGTTGCTGTTTGTACCTAATACTGCTGCACAAGGAACTGACCCTCACAATATTGTACGACTGGTGTATTTCGTCCCTTACCGCCGTCAACCGCAATCAGACATCGATGTAAAATTGGATACGCTTATAAAAAACGTGCAGGCGTTTTTTGCCGACGAGATGGAACGCCACGGATTCGGTAGAAAAACATTCCAATTTGAAATCGATAGGCACGGTAATGCCGTCGTGCATCGCGTGACCGGGAAATTCCTTGATACGCACTATCATGAGGACACTGTGTCTAAAGTCGTTGCAGAGGTCCCCCAACGATTCGACTTCCTAAAAAATGTCTATCTCGTGGTCGTTGACGTGAGTACAGGATTGATTGATAGCGTCTGTGGAAGGGGTGGAGATGTTTGGAATACTGCCGGAGATTGGGGAGGACGCGCCTTCATTCCAGCGTCCGGAGATTGTTTAAATACACGTTTAGGGTTTGAACTCACCGCCCACGAACTCGGACACGCCTTCGGCTTAGCCCATGATTTCAGGAAAAGTGCCTATATCATGTCTTATGGGCAGAACCCAGACCAATTGGCACGCTGTACCGCTGAATGGTTGCATGCCAATCGCTATTTTAATGATCACCGAACGCATGCTAACAATCACGAAACGACAATTGAGATGCTCGCGGCCGAGGCGGACCCAGACTATACGATCCGCTTCCGATTCAAGATAAGTGATGCCGACGGACTCCGGCACGTACACTTGATGACCCCCGCAACTTCTATCTATGAGGATCCCGGGTCATCGAAATTGATCGACTGTAAAAAATTGGAAGGCAACAGTCAGAACGTAGAGTTTGCTACGAATCAACTCACACCAGAGTCCCAGTCTATCACAGTGCGCGTTGTGGATGCTGCTGGTAATCTTTCATCGCAAGACTATCCGATTGACATCAACGCGATCCTGCCGACTCCGCGAGTTGTCTCGATTCCTGATGTCAATTTGGCAGCAGCCATCCGCAATGAACTCAGGTTGACACGGAGCAGTCATATCACAGAACTGGATATGTTAAACTTGACAGCCCTCAGTGCTAACCATAAACAAATCATTGAACTCACCGGGCTTGAATATGCCAAGAATCTGAAACATCTCGCTCTTGGATTCAATCAGATTACTGATGTCTCTACACTGGCACAATTGACAAATTTGGAGGAACTGTCTATCCCCTATAATCCTGTAGAGGATTTAACGCCAATCAAAGCACTAACCGGATTGCGAGCATTAGAGGTGCGTGGGTATAATCTCCTAAATGTTACGTTAGATGCTAACCTCTTTACAACTTTTCCTGACTTAGTCCACCTCGCAATCGGTTCTAATGGAATTACGGACATTACGCCGCTTACACAACTCAAACGGCTGAGGTACTTGTCCGCAATAAGTAATCAGATTCGAGACCTCACACCCATCGCACAAATGCCGAATTTGGTGTTCTTAGAACTTTGGTACAATCAGGTCAACGACCTCACGCCCTTCACCGGATTGACAAACCTACAATTTTTGTATCTTCCTGGCAATCCGCTGGCTGACCTCACCCCGCTCAGTGGATTAAAGAACCTAAAACATTTAGACATCTCTGGCGATATAAACGGCGGTGCAATTACGGATTTGACACCCCTCGCTACCCTAACAAACTTAGAGGCCTTGCGCGCCGATCGCAATAAGATTCGTAGTATTAGACCGCTCCGGAAATTGGAGCACTTGGAAATTCTGTCACTTGAAGATAATCAGATTAGCGATATGCGTCCATTCACAAAACTTGTGAAACTCAGCACGTTACGCCTCGCAAGAAACCCGATTTCCGACATAACCCCGCTTCAGACGCTCTCAAATCGAAACCCCAGATTGGAAGTGGATATTGATCTCACACAACTCTCGCCTATTTTAGAAATCATAGACCCGCAACTTCCGCCTCTCTATTGGACAGACACAGAGACCAGCGGATTCCATCGCTTCATTCGCTCCCAAACATCCGTAGAGCACACAGCACTGGGGGTCCTGAATATAACAGCACTTGTCGTAGATACAGAGGGTGGTAAAATCTATTGGACCGAACAGACAGGCAATTTACGGGGTGATATAGGATGTGCAAACCTTGATGGTTCAAATGCTCAAGTTCTTAAGAGCTTCTTTAGTTTGCCTCGCGACATTGCAATTGACACACGGAACGGAAAGATATACTGCACAAACGCGATTGGCAAGATCCAGCGATTGAACTTTAACGGTTCAAAATTTGAAGCCAACCTTATCACAAACTTAGATACCCCCGAACACATCACCTTGGATATTGCAAATGGCAAGATCTACTGGACAGCAGCAGCTGAACGCATCCAACAGGCAAACCTTGACGGTTCAAATGTTCAAACTGTTATCATCGGACTGGAAACACCCGGCGGACTTACCGTCGCTGCGGACAAACTTTATTGGACAGAACAGACAGGCAAGAATGCCGGTAAAATCCAGCGCGCGAACCTCGACGGCACAAACCTTCAAACGCTTGCTACATTAAAAAGCTCACCGATCGGAATCGCTGTGGATACTCACGGACGGAAAGTGTACTGGACGAACGCCGCAGGCAGAATCCAACGGGCAAACCTCAACGGGAAGAACATCCAAAACGTCGTTACGGGTTTAGCACATCCGATAGACCTCGTGCTCCGGACAGATACAGACACGACACCTGTTGCCGCCGCACCCGCTGTCGTCCGTCCAGCCACCACAAACTTACTACCGAACTACCCCAACCCCTCTAATCCAGAGACATGGATACCTTATCAGTTAGCAAGCCCGGCGGATGTCACATTGACTATCTATGCCATAAACGGACAGTTGATTCGCACCTTAGCCTTAGGACACCAACCCACAGGTATCTATCAAAGTCGGAGCCGCGCAGCCTATTGGGATGGTAGAAACCGACACGGAGAGCCTGTTGCAAGTGGCATCTATTTCTATACATTGTCCACGGAGGCCACACGCGACTCCGTTCCCGCAGGCAATTTCACAGCAACGCGGAAGATGCTCATTGTGAAGTAG
- a CDS encoding DUF3108 domain-containing protein, producing MHYAKHLIFIYLLFGCVTVNGMSTSLVESPDISPQPLRIGEKLTYDISWRRLPAGRRTDRIAKAETLNGVPVYHIRSEMKTRALFRFYSFQSQQETFLNPSTLAPVRFRNHVQDRKFLATVAIDFREGEAEYKRISQRDRKSDQKHEVKTLTIPVGTQDELSTLYFLRSKQLALGETYFFPVVVKGEVQKVTLTVERREVIKNKALGRVQTLVLGTSKGDRFWLTDDERRLPVKMEAKSKMGAFKAALAGIEFLN from the coding sequence GTGCATTATGCGAAGCACCTAATTTTTATCTATCTTCTGTTTGGATGTGTTACCGTAAACGGTATGTCTACCTCTCTTGTTGAAAGTCCGGACATCTCACCTCAACCGTTGCGGATTGGTGAAAAATTAACTTACGATATTAGTTGGAGAAGATTACCCGCAGGAAGAAGAACAGACCGGATCGCTAAAGCAGAGACGTTGAATGGCGTCCCTGTTTATCATATCCGTTCTGAAATGAAGACCCGTGCGCTTTTCAGATTTTATAGTTTCCAAAGTCAACAAGAGACATTTCTAAATCCGTCTACACTTGCCCCTGTCCGTTTTCGGAATCATGTACAGGATCGGAAATTTCTTGCCACCGTCGCAATCGATTTCCGAGAAGGCGAAGCAGAATATAAAAGAATCTCCCAACGAGACCGGAAGTCAGATCAAAAACATGAAGTAAAAACCTTAACGATACCGGTCGGTACACAGGATGAATTATCGACACTCTACTTTCTACGTTCTAAACAACTCGCGCTCGGTGAAACCTATTTCTTCCCTGTTGTCGTTAAAGGAGAAGTACAGAAGGTTACACTCACTGTTGAACGCAGAGAAGTTATTAAGAACAAGGCGTTAGGACGTGTTCAAACACTTGTGTTGGGAACCTCAAAAGGCGACCGTTTCTGGCTCACGGATGATGAACGGCGGCTACCCGTCAAGATGGAAGCAAAGAGTAAAATGGGAGCATTCAAGGCGGCTTTAGCAGGTATTGAATTCCTAAACTAA